CATCAGCCAGCGACCCACGCCAAAGTCGGATGAACCAAAAAAAGAGGTAAGACAATGCACAAAATCGGATTTGCCCTGTTGTTGGTAGTGGGTTTGGTCCTCGGCTTCAGCCTCTCCGCCAACGCCCACTTCGTTCCGGTCCCCTGTGACTTCATCACGGGCGGCGGATTCGTGTTCACGGACCTGGGCAAGATGGCGAACTTCGGTGCCCACGGAGGCTGCAAGAACGGTGAGTTCTGGGGCCACGTGAATTTCGTCGACCACAGCACCTCGCCCGGCTACCACGTGAACAGCACGGAGATCACGGGCTACTTGATCGATCCCGCGATCCCCAACGCGCGCGACATCTGCGGCTTCGCCCGCACCAACCGGGACGAGACCGTGCGCTTTCGCGTGCGCATGGTGGACAACGGGGAGCCCGGCACGATGGACATGTTCGGGATCCGGCTCTCCAATGGCTATGTCGTGACGACGCGCTTCCTGGGCGGAGGGGGTCCTGGCGGCGGGAATATCCAGCTCCATGCTCCGAACCCGTCGACCACGGGGCCGGTGCCCGCGCCGGATGAGGCGACGATGTGCGGCGGCCTGGTGTCGCCCTGAAAAAGATGAGAGGAGAGAGATAGCGGCGATTATTCGCCCAAACTCGAGTCAAGCGGCCCGGGCAAGCTAAGGCGACGCGACTCTTCTGTAGTGGCCATACTCCAGACCCCGGCAGGGCCCGGACGGTAGCCGCCCGCGCGGCTTCCGTCCGGGCCGGGCCTGGCGGGCAAGACCTTCTACAGCGCCTGCAGCCTATACCGTCTCCTTCGAGGGCCACGCTCACGACACCCAGCGCTCGGGCACCGGCTCTCGAAAGGATGGATGCGACGGGCATGCAAAGGCCGGGGCGGCGCGATGCATCCGCGGATGAGACGGACAGGGCTTTGTCTTTCGAGCGATCAAGCTCGGTCCTACCGTTTGTGCCGACTACGATCTTAATCCTACAGGAAAGGAAGGGTCAGCGTATGCGTAGCCGCTCACGCTTTATCGTTGCGATAGCGCTCGTGATCGCCCTCATCGGGTTGCTGGGGGTACCTACGCGGGCCCTCGGCCAGCCCGAGATCGACCCGGTGCTCGTTGAGGTACTCAAAACCGCGGGCCTGTTCCAACTAATCGAGGGCGTCGTAACCTTTGACCACAATCCCACCCCGAACGACCTCCTGGCGCTCAAAGCCACCGGTATCGAGATCCGCCCGTTTCGCGTGCTGCCGATGGTCGGGGTCCGGGGCACGGCGACCCAGCTTCTCGGTCTCCTCGGCCTTCCCGGGATTCGCTCTTACAACGGCCAGCTCAGCTACTTCCTGAATGAGAGCGTCCCGCTTGTCGGTGCCGATCGGGTCTGGACCGAACTGGGGTATACCGGCAGCGGCGTGACCGTGGCCATCATCGATTCGGGCATCGACGCCACCCATCCGGACCTCCCCTTCGGGGAGAAGGTCATCCAGAACGTGAAGGTGGGGCCGAACCTGTTCGGGGGCGATCCGATCGTCGTCGAGGGCCTCTCGAACACCGACACGACCAGTGGACACGGCACCCATGTGGCCTCGATCGCAGCCGGCACGGGCGCGGCGCTCGCGGGAAAGTACCGTGGGGTCGCCATCGACGCCAAGCTGGTCGGCGTGGGGGCGGGCGAGACGATCTTTATCCTCACGGCGCTCGAGGCGTTCGACTGGGTCCTGGCAAACCGGGACAAGTACGGGATCCGGGTGATCTCCAACAGCTGGGGCACCCGGGGCTCCTTCTCACCGGACGACCCCATCAATGTGGCCAGCAAGAGAGCCCACGACGCCGGGCTGGTCGTCGTCTTCTCGGCAGGGAACGATGGGCCCAGCCTAAATACCCTGAGCCCGTTCTGTGTGGCGCCGTGGGTCATCTGCGTGGCCGCCGGCCGAAAGGACGGCCGGACGCCGGCCGACTTCTCCTCGCGTGGGGTCCCCGGCGATCCGCTCCTTCATCCAACGATCACGGCGCCCGGCGTGGACATCGCGGCCGCGCGGGCCACCACCGGCATCGTCATGCACACCTTCTTTGCCGTTGACCTGGTGAACATCGGAGCCGACGCGCTCCACTATGCCGTCGCGAGTGGCAGCAGTATGGCGACATCCCATGTCTCTGGCACCGTGGCCCTGATGCTCGAGGCGAACCCGCGGCTCAGCCCTGATCTGGTAAAGTCGCTGCTGGAGAAAACGGCAACGCCGATGCTCGGCTTCGGCCCTCACGAAGTCGGCACTGGCTACCTCAACGCGTACGAGGCTGTCAGGGCCGCCCGGGCAGATACCACCCCGCCATCGGTTGCCATCACGGCTCCCCCTGACGGGTCAACCGTCTCGGGCACGGTCACGGTGGCGGCCAGCGCCTCGGACGATGTGGGCGTGGTCGGGGTCCAGTTCCTGCTCGATGGGGCCCCGCTCGGCGCTGAAGACACCACCGCTCCATATGCCATCCCCTGGGATACGACCACGACGACCGACGGGCCCCACACCCTGGCGGCTGTCGCCCGCGATGCCGCCGGCAACCGCACCACGTCCGCCCCCGTCAGCGTGACCGTGGCCAACGCCCCGGCCTCCACAGGGACCCGCTTTGAAGAGACCGATCCCGCCGTCACCTATTTCGGCAACTGGTATCCACGCAGCCGCGAGACCCTCAGCGGCGGGACCGCCGTGATCGCCGAAGAATCCGGCGCCCGGGCAACTTTCAGCTTCACGGGAACGGCGGTGAGCTGGATCGGCTACCGCTACCCGGGTGCCGGCATCGCCCGCGTCTACGTGGACGGGAACTTCATGGGCGAGGTGGATACGTACGCCCCTTCCCATGAACCGCAGGCCGTGGTGTTCACCGCCTCCGGCCTCCCTCGGGGGACTCATGCCTTGACCGTAGAGGTGACAGGGACCATGAACCCGGCGGCAGGTACCGATTGGGTCGTCGTGGATGCCTTTGACGTGACGCCCTGAGGGACGGCGGGTCACGCTCCTGACGCCGGGAGAGCCCGGACGGCAGCCGCCGGCGTGGGTTCGGCCCGGGGCGGGCCTGGTGGACAAGGCCGTTTATATCGCCTACGGTCCGGGTTCTCCCTCGCGGGCAAGACAGGACGTATGCGCCATGTCGAAGAGCCTACAGGAATGGGTCCAAACGGACGTCCAGCCCCACCGGGACAGGCCGTTGGGGTGGCTGGCGCAGCATCACTTCTTCCGTGACCCCGCACGGCCCGCGTACTCGGACACTTCCTACTTCTTCTCTCCCGCGGACGGAGTCATCCTTTTCCCCGAGTTCCTGCTGTCGCTGGTGACCTCGGACCCGGCGGTGACCGAGAGCAGTCTGAGCAGTCTGCGCGTCGTCGCCCTGGCCATGCTCGTCGTGATCCCCGGCGAGATGTGGTTCGTGGCCGTAACGGGCACCGGGGATACGGGGGCGGCGTTCCTGATCGAAACCATCCTGGCCGCGGCGATGCTCGGGAGCAGCTACATCGCCGCGATCGTCATGGGGTGGGCGCTGGAATACGTCTGGATGTCCCTGCCCCTCGCCTGGCTGACCGGGCTGACCCTTTCCTACGCGTGGATGAGGGCCCAGTACTGGAAGCGGCTCGAGATCTGAGAATCCTTAAGGCCGCGGGCTTGATCTCACTTGCGCACGCTGACGCCTACGACAGTACCCGGTGGGGTTCCGGCGTTGAAGCCGGAAAGCACGGTCCCGCTGGCGAGACCAAATTTGTAGACATTGGAAGTGGCGAAGTTGCCAGCCCAGAACGTGCCGTCTCCGACCAGGTCCAGGCCGGCCCAGTAGCTAGGCTCCCCGGGCACGCCGTACGTCTGGACGAGAGCGCCGGAGGCGTCCAGGCGCGCAATCACCTGGCCGCTCGAGACGAGGACTCCCCCGTCCGGAAGGATGCGTAGGTCGTGAGCTTCACCGCCGGGCAGCGGGGCAGCGTTGAAGTCTGGGAGCTGCACGCCGGTACACACGTCGAACCGCTTGACGTTGGGACCCCAGGACGTGTAAAAAATCGTGCACCCGTCGGCGGCAAGATCGATCCAGAAGGAGCCTCGGAATTCCTGGGCCACAGCGAATGCGATCGGCGCTTTCCCGGGCTCGAACTTCAAGATCGCGCCCGTACAATCCGCTTGGCCGACGTAGGCATTCCCCGCCGCATCGAACACGATCGCATGGGGATTGCAGTTGTAACCACTGCCGAATGCTCCCAGCGACGCGCCGAGGGTGTTGAACACTTCCACGGTATTCCCGGTGGTACAGGACGGATCAAAGCACCAACGGGTGACGTAAAGGTTCCCACCGGCGTCGAACCCCATCCCCTCGGCCGTCCCCGGGATTTGGCCGACCAGAATCCTGTTGGGAGTTCCATCCGGGTGCCACCATTGCACCTGACCAGTCGTCGACACAAACGGAGCGAAAAACACGTCGATTGAGACGAACACATCACCGGGCGCAAAAGTAGCATGGCTCGCCTCGACGCTTTGGGCGGCCACAAAGAGTAGAATTGCGATCAGCAGGAAGCCAAGTCTGGCTACCATCCTTCCCGTGTTCTTGCTCAACCTTATCCTCCTCTCGGGGATCCTTTCCGAACGACCGTGCCGACACAAAGGGCCTTCACAGCCGGGCGCGCCCGGCGCAGACTGCCCGCCACGAGAGCAATCCGCGGCCGCATCAGCCCCTCTCCGCGTCCCCGCGAACGGGGCCGGGCCGGCGCCCGGTCTGGAACGAACTCCGGCCGGTCATCCCCGGCTCTCCCATACATGATAAGGAGCGGGGAAGCGGTGGAGAATCAGCCAAGTATCTGAATCGAAAGGGGGAAATCCAGGAGCGGCCGGTCGGGGCCTCCCTGAGCCGCGCCGCCTGACACCTCGGCTCTTGGCCCTCGGCCAGTCTCCTCGCACGAGACCCAGGCTCAAGCGGGGCAGGCTTGCGGATGTACGACGCGAGAGCGACGCGCAGGTCTGATCCGACGTGTCCCGCAGGACCGCCGGCCGAGAAAGGTCCGGCACTCGATAAGCTGCTCTATATACGCCGCATCAAAGATCCCGCGCCCTCCGCGCCCTCTCTCGTCTCGGAGAGCGACAGCCACGGACGAAACTGTTGAGCCGCATTCTTTAAAATGTATTTTCGCCCGGCTTGGCGCCCTTGAGGATGCGGTCCACGAGCTTCCCTGCCCGACGGAACATCTCGGGAACAAGGTTCAGACCGCGAGAGACTCGAGAACTCGCGCCGCGGCTTCCTCCCCCGACCGAATGCAGTCGGCGATCCCCACTCCCCGATAGCCGCTCCCGGCCAGCGCCAGGCCCGGGTGCCCGGCCACCCGCCGCTCGATCGCGCCGATCCGGTCGAGGTGGCCCAGATGGTACTGGGCCATCGAGGTGGGAAAGCGGTGGACACGGCTGAGATAAGGGGGCGCCGTGACCCCGAGGAGCTCGGCGAGCTGGGAGCGGCTCAGGGTGACCAGCCGCTCGTCGTCCTCCCGCAGGACCGCTTCGTTCAGCGCGCCGCCCAGAAAGAGCCGGAGAAGGACGAACCCCGCGGGCGCCCGGCCCGGGTACTTGACGCTCGAGAACGTGCACGCCAGGATCGGCCGCCCTTCGCTCCGGGGCACCACAAAGCCGAAGCCGTCCAGCGGATGGGCGACCTCCGCGCGCCGGTACGCGAGGCTCACGGTGGCCGACGCCGCGTAGGGGATCGTTTCCAGGAGATGGGAGCACGCGGGATCGAGATACCGGGTGAGCCGCGCGCTCTGGTAGGCTTCGGGTGCAAGGATCACTGCGTGGGCGTGCAGGGCGCCTTGGTCGGCGAGCACGACCTTCCAGCTGTCGCCCTCGCGCACCACGGCATCGGCCCGCTCCTTGAGCCTCACCGAGCCAGGAGGCAGCCGCCCGGCAAGACTCCTGACAAGCTCCTCCATCCCTTCGGCGAAGGTCACGAACAGGCTCCACCGCGCGCCGCTCGCACCCTGCGCCACGTCGGGGCTCTGCCGGGCAGCCCTCCGGAGGGCGAGGATCAGGCTCCGGTGCCGCCGCTCCATTTCGAGAAAGCGCGGGAGCGTGGCGGCCAGCGAGAGCTGGTCAGGATCAGCCGTGTAGATACCCGCCACCAGCGGCTGGGCGACACGCTCGAGAGCCTCGCGACCGAGTCTCCGCCCGACGAAGGCCCCCAGGCTCTCGTCCTCGCCAGAGCTGCCGCGCGGAAGGACCAGGTCGAGGGCCATCCTCAGCTTGCCCGGCCAGGAGAAGAGGGAGGAGGTGAGCAGCGGCACCAGCCGCGCGGGGGCCAGGAGCTGAAACCCCTCGGGGAGCGGATGGAGACGGCCGCCGTGGACCACGAAGGTTTTCCTGAACCGGTCGTCGGTCCTGACCAGGCGATC
This genomic interval from Candidatus Rokuibacteriota bacterium contains the following:
- a CDS encoding S8 family serine peptidase, producing MIALIGLLGVPTRALGQPEIDPVLVEVLKTAGLFQLIEGVVTFDHNPTPNDLLALKATGIEIRPFRVLPMVGVRGTATQLLGLLGLPGIRSYNGQLSYFLNESVPLVGADRVWTELGYTGSGVTVAIIDSGIDATHPDLPFGEKVIQNVKVGPNLFGGDPIVVEGLSNTDTTSGHGTHVASIAAGTGAALAGKYRGVAIDAKLVGVGAGETIFILTALEAFDWVLANRDKYGIRVISNSWGTRGSFSPDDPINVASKRAHDAGLVVVFSAGNDGPSLNTLSPFCVAPWVICVAAGRKDGRTPADFSSRGVPGDPLLHPTITAPGVDIAAARATTGIVMHTFFAVDLVNIGADALHYAVASGSSMATSHVSGTVALMLEANPRLSPDLVKSLLEKTATPMLGFGPHEVGTGYLNAYEAVRAARADTTPPSVAITAPPDGSTVSGTVTVAASASDDVGVVGVQFLLDGAPLGAEDTTAPYAIPWDTTTTTDGPHTLAAVARDAAGNRTTSAPVSVTVANAPASTGTRFEETDPAVTYFGNWYPRSRETLSGGTAVIAEESGARATFSFTGTAVSWIGYRYPGAGIARVYVDGNFMGEVDTYAPSHEPQAVVFTASGLPRGTHALTVEVTGTMNPAAGTDWVVVDAFDVTP
- the hemG gene encoding protoporphyrinogen oxidase, producing MVGGGIAGLAAAHRLVELSRERGLALELTLLEAQDRLGGTIATERRGGFLIEAGPDSFLSEKPWALALCERLGLTDRLVRTDDRFRKTFVVHGGRLHPLPEGFQLLAPARLVPLLTSSLFSWPGKLRMALDLVLPRGSSGEDESLGAFVGRRLGREALERVAQPLVAGIYTADPDQLSLAATLPRFLEMERRHRSLILALRRAARQSPDVAQGASGARWSLFVTFAEGMEELVRSLAGRLPPGSVRLKERADAVVREGDSWKVVLADQGALHAHAVILAPEAYQSARLTRYLDPACSHLLETIPYAASATVSLAYRRAEVAHPLDGFGFVVPRSEGRPILACTFSSVKYPGRAPAGFVLLRLFLGGALNEAVLREDDERLVTLSRSQLAELLGVTAPPYLSRVHRFPTSMAQYHLGHLDRIGAIERRVAGHPGLALAGSGYRGVGIADCIRSGEEAAARVLESLAV